Below is a genomic region from Halogeometricum sp. S1BR25-6.
TACTCGGGGTCCTCGGCGATGTCGCGGCACGGGGCCGCCACGCCAGGCGAGTACGCCAAGGAGAGGTCGCGTTGGGTGCTCGTCGACTTCGTGGTCGAAATTTCGATCTTACCTGGTGGTTCTTCGCGGTGGTACTCCCGCGCGTCGTCGTCAAGTGACATGGACAGATACCGTCACCCGCACCGCATAAAGATAGCTGACCGGCGGGTGAAGGATGCGTCCGCTCCGGTCCGTCCGCGGCGGGAGAGTCGGGCGGTCTCCCCGAACTACAGGTAGGAGCCGTCGTACTCCTCGTCGGGGTTGCGCGTGTTCCCGCAGTCGTTGCACCGTATCGTCTCCATGCTGTCCATGGAGACGTCCAGCGACTCGCAGTTCAGACAGTAGTAGCCGTACCGCTCCGAGCGGTCGGACTCGGTGTAGGACGCGACGAAGTAGCCCTCGGAGGCGGGCACTAGGTCGTCGTCGTCGCCGCCGAGGTGGAGTTCCTCGCCGTCCTCGTCGCTGACGGTGTCGGGGTAGTCGGGGACGGACTCGTTCCCGGCGGACGCCTCGTCCGCGTCGCTCTCCTCGGTCTCGGCGCCCTCCTCGAAGACGTACTCCACGAGGTCTTCACGGCCGATTTCGCGCTGTCGCTCGTCGACTTTCCCGTAGCCGAACCGCTCGAAGAACGCGCCGGCGTTCGTGTTGGCCGAGAGCGCGATGGCTCGCTTCGCCTCGACGCCGCGTTCCTCGAACTCCTCGCTGATACGCTCGAACAGCGCCGTGCCGACGCCCTCGCCGCGTCGCTCGGGGTCGACGTGGATCCACTGCACGGCGGTCTCGTCGTCGCCGAACGTCGCGCTCGCGGCCCCGAGGATCGTTCCGTCGGCTTCGGCGACGACGACGAAGGCGTCCTCGCGCGGGTGCAACAGCGTCTCGTCGAGGTACGCCGACTCCAGTATCGCGTCTATCTCTCGGGGGCTGAGCGCGTAGGAGGTGGTCATCGAACTCTCGACGAGTTCGCGGACGCGGTCCTCGTCGCCGGACTCGTACTCGCGAAGGGTGTGTTCCGTCATCGGATTAGTCCTCGCGCTGCTTGCGAACTGCCTCGGAGCCACAGTCCGGACACTCCGTCGGCAGGCCGTCTTCGAGTTCGCCCACCTCGCCGCAGTCGTCGCAGCGCCACATGATGTAGCCCTCGCCGAACTCCTGTCCGGGGTTCGCCTCCTGTTCGGAGCCGTGGAGGTCCTCTTCGTTCGTCTTCGCGGACTGCTCGCCCTCGACGGCCGGGTGGTCGATGTCCGCGTAGCCGTCCTCGTCGACCGATTCGACGTCGTCGACGATGGACACCTCGAACCCCTCGCTCGTCATGTCGGACACGATGCCGAGTTCGTTCCCCTCGTGGTCGTAGACGACCTTTCCGGGGTTGATTCCGGCCGCGTCCTCCGGCGCATTCGTGCTCTCTGTCATACACGACGATTCGGAGAGGGAACGGTTCATTCTGGCGGCCGACATCATCGGAATGTGTCAGATACGGGGACGTGAGCGGTCTTCGGGCGGCGAGGACGGACTACCAAGCGGGGCGGTAGTAGGTCGACCGTCCCGCGAACGGCGGGAGCAGCGGTCGAGTCTCCGATTCGTGCGGCGAGGGTCCGCCGGCCGTCGACCGGTTCCGAGCGGCGTCGTCGACGGGAGATAAACATACTCCATCTGGGTATTCTTCTCTTCGGCCCATTTCTTTATCATCTCTGTGAATGATTCACCCACCACAGGCGAGGGAGCGCCGCCGACTTCGGACCGACCCGCGGCGACGTCGGCCGGCGCGCCCGGACCCCGGAGGGGCCGAGAGCGACACCCTCGCCCCGCAGATGCACCGCTCGACGACCGACCGCAGTCGATTCACACTATGTCCGACCAACAGATACCGAACGAAACGGAACTGCTCGTCGTCGGCGCCGGTCCGGGCGGGTACGTCGCCGCCATCCGCGCCGGGCAACTCGGACTCGACGTGATCCTCGTCGAGAAAGAGGCCGTCGGCGGAACCTGTCTCAACTACGGCTGTATCCCCTCGAAGGCGCTCATCTCCGCCGCGGACACCGCGCACGACGCCGCCGGGGCCGAGAACCGCGGCGTCCGCGCCGACCCGGAGGTGCACCTCGAAGACACCGTCGAGTGGAAGGACGGCGTCGTCGACAGACTCACCGGCGGCGTCGAGCAACTCTGCGAGGCGGCGGGCGCCACCGTCGTCGAGGGCGTCGCCGAGTTCGTCGACGGGACGACGGCGACCGTCCGCACCGACGACGGGGAGGCCGAACTGT
It encodes:
- a CDS encoding GNAT family N-acetyltransferase, which translates into the protein MTEHTLREYESGDEDRVRELVESSMTTSYALSPREIDAILESAYLDETLLHPREDAFVVVAEADGTILGAASATFGDDETAVQWIHVDPERRGEGVGTALFERISEEFEERGVEAKRAIALSANTNAGAFFERFGYGKVDERQREIGREDLVEYVFEEGAETEESDADEASAGNESVPDYPDTVSDEDGEELHLGGDDDDLVPASEGYFVASYTESDRSERYGYYCLNCESLDVSMDSMETIRCNDCGNTRNPDEEYDGSYL
- a CDS encoding DUF7130 family rubredoxin-like protein; translated protein: MTESTNAPEDAAGINPGKVVYDHEGNELGIVSDMTSEGFEVSIVDDVESVDEDGYADIDHPAVEGEQSAKTNEEDLHGSEQEANPGQEFGEGYIMWRCDDCGEVGELEDGLPTECPDCGSEAVRKQRED